The proteins below are encoded in one region of Parvicella tangerina:
- a CDS encoding substrate-binding domain-containing protein, whose product MEKIRVGGVPEHFNLPWHLAKENKHFEKEGIDVDWINYSGGTGAMTRALRNDEVDVCLLLTEGIVADIIKGSPSKVVGMYVNTPLIWGVHTHVTNPIQYYGETYDKQYAISRFGSGSHLIPIVDATLNKKKIKEEQFVVIKNLDGALETLEKHETDVFYWEKYTTKPWVDKGVLKRVGEFVTPWSCFAIAATDRLIEERPEVLKRVMSIIHFNCDQFMNASNAIELVSKRYDQKLEDVEQWFYSTEWATNDNVSTKMLRNVMYMLKQANIIEQEVPLHKVLRRI is encoded by the coding sequence GTGGAAAAAATCAGAGTTGGCGGTGTGCCTGAGCATTTTAATCTCCCATGGCATTTAGCAAAAGAGAACAAGCATTTTGAAAAAGAAGGAATTGATGTAGATTGGATCAATTACTCAGGAGGAACTGGAGCGATGACCAGAGCATTGAGAAATGATGAAGTTGATGTCTGTTTGTTACTTACCGAGGGAATTGTTGCAGATATTATCAAAGGAAGTCCCAGTAAGGTAGTTGGAATGTATGTCAATACGCCATTGATCTGGGGAGTTCATACGCATGTTACAAATCCAATCCAGTATTATGGCGAAACTTATGATAAACAGTATGCGATAAGTCGTTTTGGTTCAGGAAGTCATTTGATCCCAATAGTGGATGCAACATTAAACAAGAAAAAGATCAAAGAAGAACAATTTGTGGTTATAAAGAATCTTGATGGAGCCTTAGAAACACTTGAAAAACATGAAACTGATGTATTCTACTGGGAAAAGTATACTACTAAGCCTTGGGTAGATAAAGGTGTTTTGAAGAGGGTAGGAGAGTTTGTAACTCCTTGGTCTTGCTTTGCCATTGCAGCGACTGATCGGTTGATAGAAGAGCGCCCAGAAGTCTTGAAGCGTGTAATGAGCATTATTCATTTCAATTGTGATCAGTTCATGAATGCGTCTAATGCAATTGAATTGGTGAGTAAGCGGTATGATCAAAAGTTGGAAGATGTGGAACAGTGGTTTTATTCCACAGAATGGGCAACGAATGATAACGTGAGTACAAAAATGCTTCGAAATGTAATGTATATGCTAAAACAAGCAAATATCATAGAGCAAGAAGTTCCCCTACATAAAGTCTTGAGAAGGATTTAG
- a CDS encoding universal stress protein, protein MSRNFLVPHDFTPVGDMALKQAIYLAKATDATVSLLHVVKNDKLKAEAEVKLKKIKAKTVEDHPNIKVKLYAVAGDIFTDIGKTAEALKSSVIIMGTHGAKGMQKVFGSFAMKVITSTSVPFMVVQNDSVIKKMERIVFPLGIQAETLQIMGFCSNLAKAFGAEVHLVAEKQTDARFANKTKINFQVVGKQMKANDVKVKMEYLDGSGSFLKKILDYTQQVKGDMIAVSYYNESMIPAFDRFAQNIITNELNIPSLIINSKSVSSPYF, encoded by the coding sequence ATGAGCAGAAATTTTCTTGTACCTCACGATTTTACACCTGTTGGTGATATGGCATTAAAGCAAGCTATCTACCTGGCGAAAGCTACTGACGCCACCGTATCTCTTTTGCATGTTGTTAAAAATGACAAACTAAAAGCCGAAGCCGAAGTCAAACTAAAAAAGATCAAAGCAAAAACAGTAGAAGATCACCCAAACATTAAGGTCAAACTTTATGCCGTAGCAGGTGACATTTTTACGGATATTGGAAAAACAGCCGAAGCACTTAAATCTAGTGTCATCATAATGGGAACACATGGTGCTAAGGGAATGCAAAAGGTATTTGGAAGTTTTGCAATGAAGGTTATTACCTCTACCAGCGTTCCTTTTATGGTAGTCCAAAATGATTCTGTGATCAAAAAGATGGAACGAATTGTTTTTCCGCTAGGTATTCAGGCAGAAACGCTACAAATTATGGGGTTCTGCTCCAATCTGGCAAAAGCTTTTGGTGCAGAGGTTCATCTTGTTGCTGAGAAACAGACCGATGCACGATTTGCCAACAAGACAAAAATCAACTTTCAGGTTGTTGGAAAGCAAATGAAGGCGAATGATGTGAAAGTTAAAATGGAATACCTCGATGGTAGTGGAAGTTTTCTCAAGAAGATTCTGGATTACACACAACAGGTTAAAGGTGATATGATTGCTGTTTCCTATTATAATGAATCAATGATCCCAGCTTTTGATCGTTTTGCTCAGAATATCATTACTAATGAACTAAATATTCCTTCACTGATCATTAATTCCAAGTCAGTGAGCTCTCCTTATTTCTAG